The DNA sequence ATGGGTCACAGCCGCGGTGACGGTGTAGTCGCCGGCCTGGGGAGCGGTGAACGTGAAGCTGGCCCGCCCGTCGCCACCGGTGGTGGCGGTGCCGTCAGCGGGCACAGCCGGTGCCGGCCCGGCGACGGTGAAGGCGACGGTGGCGTTGGCCTCGGCGAAGCCGTTGACGAGCAGTCGGGCGGTCACCGTCGGCGGGGTTTCGCAGCCGACCGTGGCCGTGGCCGGCCCGTCAAGCGTCAGAACAGGGCCGCTGTTCGGCAGGGTCGTCGTGCTGGTCGGGCCGGTGGTGGTGGTGGTCGGGCCGGTGAAGGTGGTGGTGGTGATGTTGAGGCACCACCCGCCCATGATGTTGGATGAGCCGAGAACCTGGTCGTCGTTGGCGAAGAGGTTCCAGGTGCCGTTGGGATTGATGCCGTCGAGGCTGGACAACAGCGTGGTGTCGACCAGCGGCGGGGCGGGGGGCGGCCAGGTGTCGGGGTTGCCGGTGTCTCCAGCCGCGTCCTCGTCGTCGTCGACGGGCCGCCACCTGCCCTCGGCGATATGGCCGTCGGCGGGCAGCTGCTCGGCGGCCTCGTCGTCGAAGGTGAGATCGGCGGCGCTGGTGGGCTCGTTGTAGTCCCAGTTGTTGCCGCCGGCGTCGGACATGAGGATCACGGTGGCGTCGTTGGGGGCGGCGACCATGATGTCGTTGTCCTCGGGCCACGGCTCACCAGAGGTGGTGAAGTCGACCAGCGTCACCTCGACGTCGGTGACGGTGCCGGTGAGGCCGGACACGATGATCGGCGAGGGATAGGGGGTCGCGGCCCCGGACACGAAGGTGAACGAGTTCGGCTGGGTGATGGGGGCGGGGTTGCAGAGCTGGCCGGGGTCGACCGGCGGCACCGTGGTGGTGGGAGTGGTGGTGGGCACGGGCAGGGTGGTGGGCGCGTTTGGCAGGGTGGTGGGCACGGCGGGTGTGGTGGTGGTGGTCACGGTGCCGTCGCCGGTCACCCCGCAGTCAGCCTTGCCGATATACAGATCGCCCACGGCGGTGGGCCCGAGCAGGTACTGGTGCGCGGCGTAGACGGTGATCGAGCCGTCGGGGTTTCGCACCTGCTCGTTGAACACGTAGCGGAAGCTGTCGGTGGTCCCATTGACGTGGATGTGGCCGTCGTAGGTGGTGTTGGCGTCGGGGTTGGTCGGGATGCTCACCACGACCTGGTCGTGGGCGGTGCCCAGAGCGTCGTCCCCGCTGTCGGTCCGCAGGGTCCCACCGGTGATGGTGGTCGAGGCGCTCACGCCGGTCTCCGAGGCGCTGCAGGTGCTGGAGGCGGCCACCGCCGTGAACACCTCGCTGCCCTCGCGGTTGATGTTCAGGATCTGGGTCGAGCTGGTCACCGACCCATCTGGTCCGAGCCCGCCCTGGGTGGCCACATCGAGCTGGCCGGAGCTGAAGAAGGTGGCAGGCCCGGAACGGGCCGCCGCCCCTTCGGGCTTGGAGGCGTTGAGCCGCCCGCCGTCGGAGGGCAGCACCACCGACGGGCTGGAGGCCTCCGCCGCCTGGTCGGCCGGCACGCAGCCCGGGGCGGGGGTCGTCTCGGTGCAGGTCTGCTGCCCGACCCCCCGGGTGTTGACGGGACCACCGAAAAGGCTCACCTGGAGGCGGTAGCCGTCGGCACCGCCTTTGACCGCAGTGACGGCGGCGGCGGCGGGGGACGGCGCGTTGCCGGCCAGCGTCATCGCCCCCGCAGCCACGGCGAGAGCGAAGGCCGCCGCCCGACGACCGCGATGGACACGATCCGTCTGCACCTGCACCGTGCGCGCCATCGATCCACCCGCTGTTCCTGCCCTTGCCATGTCCATCCTTCTTCGCCGAGGAAACCTTCTACGAGGTCGATCGGCCCCTTGCATCAGGAGGCGTGTTGACTGTCACACCAGGACAGCGGGAGAACATGGGCCACACTGGCTGGTTCGCAAGGCCGAAATAGGGCAAGCCGTTCCACATCAGTCGTCGTTGGCGACGGTGGCTACGCCGGTGGTGTCGGAGATGGTGGCCCCCACCGGGGTGGCCAGCGCCAGGTTGAACGTCTCGGCCGCTTGGACGGCGGTGTCACCCTTGACGGTGACGCTCACCGACGATGGTGGCCACCGCCGACTTGTCGGCCAACGAGGCGCCGGTGGGCGACGACAGCACCACCCTGAACGTCTCGTCGGCCTCCGGGGCGGTGTCGCCGGTGACGGCGACGCTGAGCGTCCTCGGCGGGATGCATGCGGCGTTCGTGTAGCAGCTCTGCGGGTGCAGCACCGCATGAGCCGAGCTGGTGACCGAGTCGCCTGCCGCCGTTCCCTAAGTGCTGGCGCCTCGCCGGCATGTCCGCCCTCCCCCCGGCCGACGGTCGTGGACGGCGGCCGGGGGAGGCGAGCGGGGGTACTTCCAGCCCGTGATGTCGAGGATCACGCCCATCCCGCTCGAATTGTGCTGGATGGCCACGCAGAAGTGCTTGCCGGTGGCGGCGAACACGCCACTGGTCCATCACGCCCCAGCCTGATCCGGCGACGGCGGCGGTCGCCGGTCCCACCAGCTGCGATCGCTGCCGCCACGAACACCGTCTTCTTTTGTCCGCCTCGCACGTGCGCCTCCACAGGCCCTGGTCGTCGTCGACGAGGTTCCCGGATCAAGCTGAGAGGCGGGTTGCCTGCGGCCGGCGGTGCGGTTGACACGATGTGAACGTTCCAGGCGGCCGGGACATCGGCGGCAAGATGCGGATGGCCTGCGACGACGGGCTGCCGTACCTTCGAGGCATGGTGGATGACCCGAGATGGGCGGCCGTGGTGGCACGCGACGCCGGGTGGGACGGTCGATTCGTCTACGCCGTGCGTTCGACGGGCGTCTATTGCCGGCCGGGGTGCCCGGCTCGTCGCCCGCTCCGGCGGAACGTCGAGCTCTTCGAGGTTCCCGAGGCGGCCGAGGCGGCCGGGTACCGGGCCTGCCTGCGATGCGGCCCGTCGGCGGGAGGGCGACGGCCCTCCACCCGGGCTGCCGAGGCCGTCGCCCAGGCCTGCCGGGTGCTGGACGGAGCCGACGAGGCTCCCCTCCTCGCCGAGCTGGCCAGCAAGGTCGGTCTCAGTCCGTACTACCTGCAGCGGTCCTTCAAGCGGCTGGTGGGCTGCACCCCGCGGCAGTACGCGGCCGCGATGCGTCTCGATCGGGCCAAGGCGGCCATGCGGAACGGGGCAGGCGTGACGGCGTCGCTGTTCGAGGCCGGCTACGGCTCCAGTCGTGCGTTCTACGAGGAGGCCGCCGGCGCCTTGGGAATGCAGCCTTCCGCCTACCGGCGAGGCGGAAGCTGCCAGACGATCTCCTACACGACCGTGGACAGCCCGCTGGGGACGTTGCTGGTGGCCGCCACCGGGCGGGGCGTCTGCGCCGTCCGCTTCGTCGACGGAGACGATGACGGCGACCAGGCCGGGGTCAGGGGCGTCCTCCGCCGGGAGTTCCCGGCCGCCGACCTCCGGCGGGACGACGACGGGTTGCGAGCCACGGCCGTGCGCGTGGTGGCGGCCGTGGCCGGAGGGGCCGACGACCTCGAGCTCCCTCTCGACCTGCGCGCCACCGCGTTCCAGCTGCGGGTCTGGCGGGCCCTTCGGGCCATTCCCCGCGGGGAGACCCGCTCGTACACCGAGGTCGCGGCGTCGATCGGGCAGCCTGCCGCCGTCCGGGCCGTGGCCCGAGCGTGCGCCACCAATCCCGTGGCGGTCGTCGTGCCCTGCCATCGCGTGGTCGCGGCCGACGGCACGCTGGCCGGCTATCGCTGGGGAACCGACCGGAAGCAGGCCCTGCTGGCGATCGAAGGAACGGACGCGGGAGCGGATCTCCGGAGGTGATGCGCCGGCGAGCGCGTCCCAGGCGCCGCCTGGTCGACGGGACGCTGCCGCCGGGTTCCGGCGACGCGCCGGGGAAGCGGCCACGACGATCCCGCTCCCGCCGGGCCAGGGCCGGCCGGGCGGCCCTGGAGGCCGACTACACCAGGCTGTGGCTGGCGTCGGCAGTGAGCAACGCCGGGGACGGCGTGTTCGTGGTGGCCCTGCCGCTGGTTGCGGCCACGCTCACCCGCAGCCCTGGGCGCGTGGCTGCGGTGCTGTTCGCCGGACGGCTCCCCTGGTTGCTGTTGGCGCTGGTGAGCGGGGCACTGGTCGATCGCTGGGACCGCCGCCGGGTCATGTGCGTCGTCGACGCACTGCGGTGCGCGGGCGTCGGCACCGTGGCGGCAGCCGTCGCCACCGGCGTGGCCACGATCCCTTTGCTGATGGCGAGCGCGTTCCTGCTCGGGGTGGGGGAGACCTTGTTCGACAACGCCGCCCAGTCCCTCGTGGCGGTCGTGGTCGGGCGCGACCCCGAGCGCCTGCAGCGCGCCAACGGCCGGCTCCAGGGATCCGAGATCGTGGCGAACCAGTTCGCCGGCCCTCCGGCCGGCGGTTTCCTGTTCACCGTCGGCCACGCCGTGCCCTTCCTGGCCGATGCCGCCTCCTTCGCGGTGAGCTCGGCCCTGATTGCCCGCGTGCGTACGGCCCCTCGGACGCCCGTCGCGACGGAGGCGACCCGACGGCTGCGGACCGAGATCGGGGACGGGCTTCGCTGGTTGTGGCGCCACCGCCTGCTGCGGACCCTGGGACTGATGGTGGGTGCCATGAACCTCGTGTTCACCGCCGGCGAGTCGGTGCTCGTGCTGTTCGCACAGGACGTGCTCGGTGTGGGCCCGGTCGGGTTCGGCATGCTCTCGCTCGGCGGTGCCGCGGGCGGGGTGCTCGCCAGCCTGCTCGGAGGGCGGGTCGTGCGGCGGCTCGGCGCCGGTCCGACGCTCCTCGGCGCGGCGACCGCGATCGCCCTTGCACAGATCGCCGTCGGCCTGGTGTCCGAGGCCTGGGCCGTGGGGATCCTGTTCGGGGTGGTCGGTTTCACGACGGTCACCTGGAACGTCCTCACCGTGTCGCTGCGCCAGTCCATCGTGCCCGAGCACCTGCTCGGGCGGGTCAACAGCGTGTACCGCCTGCTGGCGTGGGGAACGATGCCTGTTGGCGCCGGCGTCGGAGGCCTGCTCGCCACCTGGTTCGGGCTGCGCGGCCCGTTCCTCGTCGGCGGCGCGTGCCTCCTGCTGCTGCCTCTGGCCGCGGCCGGGGTGGTCAGCAGCGACGCGGTGGCCGCCGCTGGCGCTGTTTCGGACCCACATGCGTGAGCCGCGCCGGTTGGTGCCCGTGCCGAGCTCCGACCACCGAGGGTGATTTCCGGCGCGGAGTGGGAACAGATCCAGGGGAGCGCTGGAGAGGAGCGGTCGCAGTGGAGATCAGGATCGGATTGTCACTTCCTCGGGAGGCCCGCACCATCTCCGTCGCCCGCCACATCTGCCGTGAGACGCTCCGCGAGCTCGGCGTGGAAGGTGAGGGTGTGAGCGACATCGAGGTGGCGCTCACCGAAGCGTGCACGAACGTCCTCGACCACTCCGGCCCGGGCGACGAGTACGACGTCGAGCTGTCTCTCACCGACCGACTCTGCGTGATCCGCGTCGTCGACACCGGGCATGGCTTCGACCCGATGGCGACGCCGGCGCCGACGGACGAGCGGGCCGAGAGCGGTCGGGGGATCCACCTGATGAAGGCCCTGGTGGACTGCGTGCGCTTCGAGTCGCGTCCGGAGGACGGCACCATCGTGCACCTGGAGAAGGAGCTCGCCTTTGTCGAGGGAGCGCCCGGCCCCATGCTCTCGCTGGGGCGTTCGTCCCGCGACGGGAGCTGACGCCTCCCAGCGACGTTCCGGCCGCCGTCCCCTCACGTATCGGGACGAGTGCGCCTCTCCTCAGGGCCAGAGCCGCAGGGCGATCTCGGACCACAGGTCGCGAAACGCCCGGGCCGGGGCCGACGACGGCGCGAAGGCAGCCACCGGGGCCCGCTCGACGCCCATGCGCTCCACCGCGCTGGCGTTCGGCACGACCGACTTCAGGAAGGCGGGCCAGGCGGCGGCGAGGGCGGAGAGCTGCTCACGATGCAGCTTCTTCCGGCGGTCGACCATGGTGAAGTGGGGGAGCAGGACCGGTGCGCCGGACAGACCTTCCAAGAAGGCAGCCAGCTGGCTCAGCGTGCGGGCGGAGAGCGTGGTGGGGATCACGGGGACGAGCAGCGCGGCCGTGGCGCCGAACACGCTCTCGCTGGCCAGGGAGATTCCCGGAGGGCAGTCGAGGAAGGCGACGTCGTAGCTCTCGTCGAGCGGCGCCAGCAGGGCGGCGAGCCGCTCGGTCGGTCTCTTGGTGGCGTCGAGGTGAAGGTCGAGGTGACGCAGGGAGAAGTCGGCCGGCACTATATGGAGGCCCGGGAGGTCGGTGGCCCGCACGTGGGCGGCGAGCTCGCCGCGGGCCCCGACCAGCCGGCTCGTCCCGCCCTTGACCTTGGGCTTGATCCGGAAGAAGTAGCTGGCCGCTCCCTGCGGGTCGAGGTCCCAGAGCAGGACGCGGGCGCCGGCACGCGACGCCTCGTTGGCCAGGTTCACCGCCGAGGTGGTCTTCCCGACCCCGCCCTTGATGCTGTACGTGGCGAGGACCCTCATGACGACCCCGTCTCTGTCGTCATCCGCCCCCCGTCGATCGCAGGAGGGCAGCGAGCGTCTCCGCCGTGCGCTTCGTGTCGTAGGCGGCGAAGCGCTGGGCGAACTCGTCCCGGGCCGCTCGCCGCCGTCCCTCGAGGCTCTCCGTGAGCCGCCCCACGGCCACGAGCGTGTCGGGCCCGCAGGATTGCAGGCTCCGGGACATCTCTCGTAGCTGGGTGACGTGCACCTCGGCGTCCTGGTGCTCGCCGAGGTTGTCCTGGAGAGCCTTCAAGCGCTGGACGAACGCCTTTCGGGCCGGTGGGGCGTACAGGCCGCCGAGGCACTCGAGGAGGTACCGAAGCTTCTTTGCGTCCTTTCGCAGCTCGTGAAGCTCCTCGGCGGGCGTGCCCGCATCGATGCCTCGTCCGCGGTCGAGCACCTGGGCCTGGGCCCGCTGGATCCGGGCGCCGGCCACCTTGGCGATGTCGCGGCACGCGTCCTTGGCGCTGCGGTCCACCGCCGGTCGGTCGACCCAGCGGTGCCACCCGGTCAGCAGCTGGCGGTACCGCGACGACTGCAGCACCTTGGCCAGGGTGGCGTGGGCGGCGGCGCGGCGGGACACGATGTCGTCGAGAACCGGGCCGAGGGCGGCTGCGTCGGCGCCCAGCGGCGCCACGTAGTCGGCCCACTCGATGACGTAGACGTCGAGGTCACGAGCCGGCCCGGTGGCCTGTCCCAGCCAGCCGAACCCCTCGCGGAACCGCCTGCGCACCTCGGGCGGCAGCACCCCCCTGGCCTCCGAGAGGACCGAGCGGGTGCGGCGCACGGCCACCCGCAGGTCGTGCAGGAACTCGGGGTCGATGTGGTCGATCGTGCCGGGCCGGTTGGCGTCGATGGCGGCAGCCAGGTTGGACAGCACCTTGCGGAACGCGTCGAGCGCGGGCTCCCCCGGGTCGAGCGGGACGGTGGGCGATCCCCGGAACCCGGCAACATCGACGACGAGCGCGCCGGCGACCGCATCGAGCAGGCCGCCGGCGGTCCTTCGCAGCCCCATGGACGACAGGAGCCGATCCGCTGATTCCGCGTCCTTGGCATAGCCGGCCAGCGGTTCCACGGTGGCCACCCACGCGAATGGCGGAGACGCGAAGCTCTCGACCGTCAGCCGCTCGGCCACCGAGATGCCGGCGCGGACCTTGCCCGCCGGGTCGCGGCGTACGGCCGTGCGCATCCGGGCCGTCACGGTGAGGACGGGCAGCAGCGCCCGGACGTCGAGGACTGCCGCCAGGCGCCGGCGCAGAGGGCCGGCGGGGACGTCGGCTGCAAGGCGCGGTCGCTCGGCCACGGCGACGCGCGCCTCGGTCGGCCCTCCGCCCCGCAGCACCAGCTCCTGGCCGGCGGACCGGTGCAACTCGAGGCGCAGGCCGGCTGCATGCAGCCGCCCGTCGAACGTGTCGAGCATCGTGCGGGCCACGGTCGACGAGGACCCGACCGAGAAGCCGGCGGCGACAAGCGCGTCGACGACGGCTGCGGCTCCCAGGTCGGTCGAGGTGAATGACGTGGCGTCCATAGCGCGCATGTTGTGCGGAAGTCCCGCAGATCACCGAAGCTGGTCGCCGTGGCGAACGAGATCGAGCGGAAGTTCGTTGTGGCCGAGCTCCCCGGGGAAGCTGTGCTGGGACCGGGGAGCAGGTTGCGGCAAGGGTATCTCGCAGAGGACGGGGGCGTGCAGGTGCGCGTGCGCATCACCGAGCACTCCGCCGTCCTGACCGTGAAGGCCGGAGGGGGGCTCGTCCGAACCGAGGTCGAGGCGACGATCGCGCTCGACCAGGCGGACGCATTGTGGCCCCATACCGAGGGGCGTCGCGTGGAGAAGGTACGCCACCGGGTGGCGGTCGGGCATCTGACCGCGGACGTGGACGTGTACGAAGGGCCACTGGCCGGTCTGTGCACGGCCGAGGTCGAGTTCGCGTCGCCCGACGAGGCCGCCGCCTTCGAG is a window from the Acidimicrobiales bacterium genome containing:
- a CDS encoding MFS transporter, which codes for MRRRARPRRRLVDGTLPPGSGDAPGKRPRRSRSRRARAGRAALEADYTRLWLASAVSNAGDGVFVVALPLVAATLTRSPGRVAAVLFAGRLPWLLLALVSGALVDRWDRRRVMCVVDALRCAGVGTVAAAVATGVATIPLLMASAFLLGVGETLFDNAAQSLVAVVVGRDPERLQRANGRLQGSEIVANQFAGPPAGGFLFTVGHAVPFLADAASFAVSSALIARVRTAPRTPVATEATRRLRTEIGDGLRWLWRHRLLRTLGLMVGAMNLVFTAGESVLVLFAQDVLGVGPVGFGMLSLGGAAGGVLASLLGGRVVRRLGAGPTLLGAATAIALAQIAVGLVSEAWAVGILFGVVGFTTVTWNVLTVSLRQSIVPEHLLGRVNSVYRLLAWGTMPVGAGVGGLLATWFGLRGPFLVGGACLLLLPLAAAGVVSSDAVAAAGAVSDPHA
- a CDS encoding ATP-binding protein, whose product is MEIRIGLSLPREARTISVARHICRETLRELGVEGEGVSDIEVALTEACTNVLDHSGPGDEYDVELSLTDRLCVIRVVDTGHGFDPMATPAPTDERAESGRGIHLMKALVDCVRFESRPEDGTIVHLEKELAFVEGAPGPMLSLGRSSRDGS
- a CDS encoding CYTH domain-containing protein yields the protein MANEIERKFVVAELPGEAVLGPGSRLRQGYLAEDGGVQVRVRITEHSAVLTVKAGGGLVRTEVEATIALDQADALWPHTEGRRVEKVRHRVAVGHLTADVDVYEGPLAGLCTAEVEFASPDEAAAFEPPRWFGRDVTEEPGWDNASLARHGRPE
- the ada gene encoding bifunctional DNA-binding transcriptional regulator/O6-methylguanine-DNA methyltransferase Ada — its product is MVDDPRWAAVVARDAGWDGRFVYAVRSTGVYCRPGCPARRPLRRNVELFEVPEAAEAAGYRACLRCGPSAGGRRPSTRAAEAVAQACRVLDGADEAPLLAELASKVGLSPYYLQRSFKRLVGCTPRQYAAAMRLDRAKAAMRNGAGVTASLFEAGYGSSRAFYEEAAGALGMQPSAYRRGGSCQTISYTTVDSPLGTLLVAATGRGVCAVRFVDGDDDGDQAGVRGVLRREFPAADLRRDDDGLRATAVRVVAAVAGGADDLELPLDLRATAFQLRVWRALRAIPRGETRSYTEVAASIGQPAAVRAVARACATNPVAVVVPCHRVVAADGTLAGYRWGTDRKQALLAIEGTDAGADLRR
- a CDS encoding ParA family protein, producing the protein MRVLATYSIKGGVGKTTSAVNLANEASRAGARVLLWDLDPQGAASYFFRIKPKVKGGTSRLVGARGELAAHVRATDLPGLHIVPADFSLRHLDLHLDATKRPTERLAALLAPLDESYDVAFLDCPPGISLASESVFGATAALLVPVIPTTLSARTLSQLAAFLEGLSGAPVLLPHFTMVDRRKKLHREQLSALAAAWPAFLKSVVPNASAVERMGVERAPVAAFAPSSAPARAFRDLWSEIALRLWP
- a CDS encoding CHAD domain-containing protein → MDATSFTSTDLGAAAVVDALVAAGFSVGSSSTVARTMLDTFDGRLHAAGLRLELHRSAGQELVLRGGGPTEARVAVAERPRLAADVPAGPLRRRLAAVLDVRALLPVLTVTARMRTAVRRDPAGKVRAGISVAERLTVESFASPPFAWVATVEPLAGYAKDAESADRLLSSMGLRRTAGGLLDAVAGALVVDVAGFRGSPTVPLDPGEPALDAFRKVLSNLAAAIDANRPGTIDHIDPEFLHDLRVAVRRTRSVLSEARGVLPPEVRRRFREGFGWLGQATGPARDLDVYVIEWADYVAPLGADAAALGPVLDDIVSRRAAAHATLAKVLQSSRYRQLLTGWHRWVDRPAVDRSAKDACRDIAKVAGARIQRAQAQVLDRGRGIDAGTPAEELHELRKDAKKLRYLLECLGGLYAPPARKAFVQRLKALQDNLGEHQDAEVHVTQLREMSRSLQSCGPDTLVAVGRLTESLEGRRRAARDEFAQRFAAYDTKRTAETLAALLRSTGGG